In Roseomonas fluvialis, one genomic interval encodes:
- a CDS encoding putative 2-aminoethylphosphonate ABC transporter substrate-binding protein, with product MRRLALLACALIGLAPAAEAQQRTRLTVYTALENEQLAPFKQAAEAALRDIEIAWVRDSTGIITARLIAERQNPRADLVWGLSVFSLLQMEALEMLEPYTPQGAEALRANMRSDRSPMTWTGMDAFVSAICFNTVVAQQRNLPRPTTWNDLLNPAFRGQVAMPNPNSSGTGFLTMAGWIGTRGEAGAWDYMTRLHDNIQVYTHSGSAPCNNAARGEFGVGISFDMRSVALRNQGAPIEIIVPSDGVGFDLEATAILRGTRNQVAARRLADFAVSRPAMELYGRYYALLALPGVEPTVRNYPADFAERLVSADFRTIATQRDRLLREWANRFDGKSAPRN from the coding sequence ATGCGCCGCCTTGCCCTTCTTGCCTGCGCCCTGATCGGCCTCGCTCCGGCGGCCGAGGCGCAGCAGCGTACCCGCCTGACGGTTTATACGGCGCTCGAGAACGAGCAGTTGGCTCCGTTCAAGCAGGCCGCCGAAGCCGCCCTGCGCGACATCGAGATCGCCTGGGTGCGAGATTCCACCGGCATCATCACCGCCCGCCTGATTGCCGAGCGCCAGAATCCGCGCGCGGATCTCGTCTGGGGCCTGTCGGTGTTCTCGCTTCTGCAGATGGAGGCGCTTGAGATGCTCGAGCCGTATACGCCGCAGGGTGCCGAGGCGCTGCGCGCCAATATGCGCTCCGACCGCAGCCCGATGACCTGGACAGGCATGGACGCCTTCGTCTCGGCCATCTGCTTCAACACGGTGGTTGCCCAGCAGCGCAACCTGCCGCGGCCGACGACGTGGAACGACCTGCTGAACCCGGCGTTTCGTGGCCAGGTCGCGATGCCCAACCCGAATTCCTCTGGCACGGGCTTTCTGACCATGGCGGGCTGGATCGGCACGCGCGGCGAGGCCGGCGCGTGGGACTATATGACGCGCCTGCACGACAACATCCAAGTCTATACCCATTCCGGCAGCGCGCCGTGCAACAACGCGGCGCGTGGCGAGTTCGGCGTGGGCATCTCCTTTGACATGCGATCAGTGGCCCTGCGCAATCAGGGCGCACCGATCGAGATCATTGTCCCCAGCGACGGCGTCGGCTTCGACCTGGAGGCCACGGCGATCCTGCGCGGTACGCGCAACCAGGTGGCGGCGCGTCGGTTGGCGGATTTCGCGGTCTCTCGCCCGGCGATGGAGTTGTACGGGCGCTACTATGCGCTGCTGGCGCTGCCCGGCGTGGAGCCGACGGTCCGCAACTACCCAGCGGATTTTGCCGAACGGTTGGTGAGCGCCGATTTCCGCACCATCGCGACGCAGCGCGACAGGCTGCTGCGCGAATGGGCGAACCGCTTCGACGGCAAGTCCGCGCCGCGCAACTGA
- a CDS encoding TIGR03364 family FAD-dependent oxidoreductase — protein MKDYDLIVVGAGIVGLAHALLAARAGRRVLVLDRDAQANGASIRNFGFVTVTGQASADTWRRARRARDVWAEVAPLAGIDVHHRGLLMCARRPEAAAVLEEFAAGPMGEGCRVLHGAALAAHAPPLRADGVIAALHSPHELRVESRDAIPRLAAWIRDTLSVAIRRQVAVRSIEEGRVETQSGTFHAPRIVVCPGADIVSLFPEVFARRGVTLCKLHMLRLADPGWRLPAAVMSDLGLHRYRGYAECPSLPALRARLGAEQPEELENGVHLIVVQGADGTLVVGDSHHYGATPDPFQPGHVDRLILDEARRVLDLPVPRVVETWIGLYPSGPEDAFVERIGPGLRLVSVTSGTGASTAFGLAEEVLADLDAAP, from the coding sequence ATGAAGGACTACGACCTCATTGTCGTCGGTGCCGGCATCGTCGGGCTGGCGCATGCCCTGTTGGCGGCGCGTGCCGGGCGGCGTGTTCTGGTGCTGGACCGGGATGCGCAGGCCAATGGCGCCTCAATCCGCAACTTCGGCTTCGTTACGGTGACAGGCCAGGCGTCCGCGGATACCTGGCGCCGTGCGCGACGCGCGCGGGATGTCTGGGCGGAGGTCGCGCCCCTCGCAGGCATTGATGTGCACCATCGCGGCCTGCTGATGTGTGCCCGGCGCCCCGAAGCCGCAGCTGTCCTGGAAGAATTCGCCGCGGGCCCGATGGGCGAGGGCTGCCGCGTACTTCATGGCGCAGCATTAGCCGCCCATGCGCCGCCGCTGCGCGCCGATGGCGTCATCGCCGCCCTGCACAGCCCGCACGAGCTCCGTGTCGAAAGCCGTGACGCCATTCCCCGCCTCGCCGCCTGGATACGGGACACGTTGAGCGTCGCCATCCGCCGGCAGGTCGCCGTGCGTAGCATAGAGGAGGGCCGCGTCGAGACGCAGTCCGGCACCTTCCACGCGCCACGCATCGTCGTCTGTCCCGGCGCCGACATCGTGTCGTTGTTTCCCGAGGTCTTCGCGCGACGCGGTGTCACGCTGTGCAAGCTGCACATGCTCCGCCTGGCCGATCCCGGCTGGCGCCTCCCGGCGGCGGTGATGAGCGACCTCGGCCTGCACCGCTACCGCGGCTACGCCGAGTGTCCCTCGTTGCCGGCGCTGCGCGCGCGCCTCGGCGCCGAGCAGCCCGAGGAACTCGAGAACGGCGTCCATCTGATCGTGGTGCAGGGCGCCGATGGCACGCTGGTGGTCGGCGACAGCCACCACTATGGCGCGACACCGGACCCCTTCCAGCCAGGCCATGTCGACCGGCTGATCCTGGATGAGGCACGGCGCGTGCTCGACCTGCCAGTCCCCCGCGTGGTCGAGACCTGGATCGGGCTGTATCCATCGGGGCCGGAGGACGCCTTCGTCGAACGCATCGGACCGGGTCTCCGCCTGGTTTCCGTCACCTCCGGCACCGGCGCCAGCACCGCCTTCGGTCTGGCGGAGGAAGTGCTGGCCGATCTGGATGCCGCGCCATGA
- a CDS encoding LysR substrate-binding domain-containing protein, with protein sequence MLAIPPGIDPDLLRSFVLIAEGGSFTRAASAVGRTQSAVSMQIRRLEETLGQPLLLRGPRGVETTPHGAWLLDRAKRLLAMHDEIFASFRTPAVSGTVRLGTPDDYALRWLPGILARFAEVHPAVEVEVTCAPSSELVDRLENDEIDLTLLSAGNERPGMVGQPLWRAGLRWIGSVAHAAHRRAPMPLATAQPRCVWHRAAVRALDEAGIAWRVAYTSTSQAGTLAPALAGLAVTIGLPGPLPAGLRFLGPEDGMPPLPDFSIILISGAVGGPVVETLSEAIRAGFAEAAVTQA encoded by the coding sequence ATGCTTGCCATCCCCCCTGGAATCGACCCCGACCTGTTGCGGTCCTTCGTGCTGATCGCCGAAGGCGGGTCCTTCACCCGCGCGGCGTCTGCCGTGGGGCGGACGCAATCGGCGGTGTCGATGCAGATCCGCCGGCTCGAGGAGACGCTCGGTCAGCCCTTGCTGCTGCGTGGGCCGCGCGGGGTGGAGACCACGCCGCACGGCGCCTGGTTGCTCGACCGCGCCAAGCGGCTGCTCGCGATGCATGACGAGATCTTCGCGAGCTTCCGCACGCCGGCTGTGTCCGGGACCGTGCGACTCGGCACGCCGGACGACTACGCGCTGCGCTGGCTGCCGGGAATCCTGGCGCGCTTCGCCGAGGTACATCCGGCGGTCGAGGTCGAGGTGACCTGCGCGCCCTCCAGCGAGTTGGTCGACCGCCTCGAGAATGACGAGATCGACCTGACGCTGCTCTCCGCCGGCAACGAGCGCCCGGGCATGGTCGGGCAGCCGCTGTGGCGCGCCGGGCTGCGCTGGATCGGGTCGGTCGCGCATGCCGCGCATCGTCGGGCGCCCATGCCCCTGGCCACCGCGCAGCCGCGCTGCGTCTGGCATCGCGCCGCCGTGCGCGCGCTGGATGAGGCCGGCATCGCCTGGCGCGTCGCCTACACCAGCACCTCGCAGGCTGGCACGCTGGCACCTGCGCTGGCGGGCCTGGCCGTGACCATCGGCCTGCCCGGACCCTTGCCGGCGGGGCTACGATTCCTCGGCCCGGAGGACGGCATGCCGCCGCTGCCGGACTTCTCCATCATCCTGATCAGCGGCGCCGTCGGCGGCCCCGTGGTCGAGACATTGTCGGAGGCGATCCGCGCCGGCTTCGCGGAGGCCGCGGTCACCCAGGCTTGA
- a CDS encoding NAD-dependent epimerase/dehydratase family protein, translating into MTVLVTGAAGFVGMHVAQALLSRGERVVGVDNLTPYYDVRLKRARLARLESQAGFTFIEADVADRGVMLPLAATQSEVTRVVHLAAQPGVRHSLVDPFAYVEANVMGHLVMLEVARRLPRLEHLVYASSSSVYGGNRKLPFAEADRVDHPVSLYAATKRSAELISESYAHLFGLPQTGLRFFTVYGPWGRPDMAPWMFADAILSGRPVTLYDGGRLKRDFTYVDDIAAGVLGCLDLPPDGRAPRLLNIGNHRSEEVRRFVEVLETALGRRAIVVDTPRPPTDVEETFADISAIQAVCGFVPSTPIDVGVPRFASWYLSWREGG; encoded by the coding sequence ATGACGGTCCTGGTGACCGGTGCGGCGGGCTTTGTCGGCATGCATGTTGCGCAGGCGCTGCTTTCGCGGGGCGAGCGCGTGGTCGGCGTGGACAACCTCACGCCGTACTACGACGTGCGGCTGAAGCGAGCACGGCTCGCGCGGCTAGAGTCGCAGGCTGGATTCACCTTCATCGAGGCGGACGTGGCTGATCGTGGTGTGATGCTGCCGCTCGCCGCGACGCAGTCGGAGGTGACGCGCGTGGTGCACCTCGCGGCGCAACCTGGCGTGCGGCATTCGCTCGTGGACCCCTTCGCCTATGTCGAGGCGAATGTGATGGGGCACCTGGTAATGCTCGAGGTCGCGCGGCGCCTGCCGCGGCTCGAGCACCTGGTCTATGCCTCGTCATCTTCCGTGTATGGCGGGAACCGCAAGCTGCCCTTCGCGGAGGCGGACCGGGTCGATCATCCGGTGTCGCTCTATGCGGCGACGAAGCGCTCAGCCGAACTGATCAGCGAATCCTACGCGCATCTGTTCGGCCTGCCGCAGACCGGTCTGCGCTTCTTCACGGTCTACGGCCCCTGGGGGCGGCCCGACATGGCGCCGTGGATGTTCGCTGACGCGATCCTGAGCGGGCGGCCGGTCACGCTCTATGACGGCGGGCGGCTGAAGCGGGACTTCACCTACGTGGACGACATCGCTGCGGGGGTGCTGGGCTGTCTTGACCTTCCACCGGACGGGCGCGCGCCGCGCCTGCTGAACATCGGCAACCATCGCAGCGAGGAGGTGCGCCGCTTCGTGGAGGTGCTCGAGACGGCGTTGGGGCGGCGCGCCATCGTGGTCGACACGCCGCGGCCACCCACGGATGTCGAGGAGACTTTCGCCGATATCTCGGCAATTCAGGCCGTGTGCGGCTTTGTGCCGAGCACACCGATCGACGTTGGCGTGCCGCGTTTTGCGTCCTGGTATCTTTCGTGGCGCGAGGGGGGTTGA
- a CDS encoding tripartite tricarboxylate transporter substrate-binding protein, protein MIDRRLLLAAATAGLAAPRIGGAQGTWPDRPVRIIVPFPPGGSVDTIARIFQAKLAEGLGRPVVIDNRGGASGSIGGSEMARAAPDGYTWMLAYDNEATNQTVMRLPYRAMEAFAPVSLVATGPLALVAHKDTPYRTFQDLVDAAKRAPDTIGYATSGVGGLAHVSTTLLSSQAGIRLTHVPYRGGGPAVQDAVAGNVPLFMSNIVIISQHIRSGTLRPLGVTTQGETRHVPGARSFAQQGFGDFVAPTWWAFLGRAGTPEPILRRMHEALTRAITDADVKAKIEEQGCDVQASSPEVCGRFLAAEIEKWGRVIRANNITADS, encoded by the coding sequence GTGATCGACCGCCGCCTGCTTCTGGCCGCAGCCACCGCGGGGCTTGCCGCGCCGCGCATCGGGGGCGCGCAGGGCACATGGCCCGATCGGCCCGTGCGTATCATCGTCCCTTTCCCGCCCGGCGGTTCGGTCGACACCATTGCGCGCATCTTCCAGGCCAAGCTGGCCGAGGGACTCGGCCGGCCCGTGGTGATCGACAACCGCGGCGGTGCCTCGGGGTCGATCGGCGGCAGCGAGATGGCCCGCGCGGCACCGGACGGCTACACCTGGATGCTCGCCTACGACAACGAGGCGACCAACCAGACCGTGATGCGCCTGCCCTACCGTGCGATGGAGGCCTTCGCGCCGGTGAGCCTGGTGGCGACTGGGCCGCTCGCGCTGGTGGCGCACAAGGACACGCCGTACCGGACCTTCCAGGACCTGGTCGATGCCGCCAAGCGCGCGCCAGACACCATTGGCTATGCGACATCGGGCGTGGGCGGCCTCGCGCATGTGTCGACCACGCTGCTGAGCAGCCAGGCTGGCATCCGGCTGACGCACGTGCCGTATCGTGGCGGCGGGCCTGCCGTGCAGGACGCGGTCGCGGGCAACGTGCCTCTCTTCATGTCCAACATCGTGATCATCAGCCAGCACATCCGGTCCGGGACGTTGCGACCGCTTGGCGTGACCACGCAGGGCGAGACGCGGCACGTGCCCGGCGCGCGGTCCTTCGCGCAGCAGGGGTTCGGCGATTTCGTCGCGCCAACCTGGTGGGCCTTCCTTGGCCGCGCGGGCACGCCCGAGCCGATCCTGCGGCGCATGCATGAGGCGTTGACGCGCGCCATTACCGATGCCGACGTGAAGGCCAAGATCGAGGAGCAGGGCTGCGACGTGCAGGCGTCCTCGCCGGAGGTCTGCGGGCGGTTCCTCGCGGCCGAGATCGAGAAGTGGGGGCGGGTGATCCGCGCCAACAACATCACTGCGGACAGCTGA
- a CDS encoding ABC transporter ATP-binding protein, with product MSATTPEVAADAPASGRPPAADFLCVVDVGKQFGTFVALERVSLVVQGGEFVTFLGPSGCGKTTLLRGIAGLDPPTTGRILQQGRDITHLPPADRDFGIVFQSYALFPNLTVNANIAYGLRGPAWPQRRRRERVAELLDIVGLSEQALKYPAQLSGGQQQRVALARALANEPGLLLLDEPLSALDAIVRAHLRQEIRSLQQRLGVTTVMVTHDQEEAMSVSDRIVVMSRGRIEQIGTPAEIYDRPASPFVAGFVGHSTHFDAVVDSPAGMLVAGGIRIAADAARALLYGTRVTCFIRPEHVQLYPAAEAPPSAVPCLVTGIEFLGPVCRLTLEAKALRLLASATPGDVAALGAVPGAGVAAVLLADRLMVFVDDV from the coding sequence ATGAGCGCCACCACGCCGGAAGTCGCCGCGGACGCACCGGCATCCGGCAGGCCGCCCGCCGCGGATTTCCTGTGCGTCGTGGATGTCGGCAAGCAGTTCGGCACCTTCGTCGCGCTCGAACGCGTGAGCCTGGTTGTACAGGGGGGCGAGTTTGTCACCTTCCTGGGACCGTCTGGCTGCGGCAAGACCACGCTATTGCGGGGTATTGCGGGGCTCGATCCACCAACGACCGGGCGTATCCTGCAGCAGGGGCGCGACATCACGCACCTGCCGCCGGCCGATCGGGACTTCGGCATTGTCTTCCAATCCTACGCGTTATTCCCGAACCTGACCGTCAACGCCAACATCGCCTACGGGCTGCGCGGGCCGGCTTGGCCGCAGCGGCGCCGGCGTGAGCGTGTGGCGGAACTGCTCGATATCGTCGGCCTCTCGGAGCAGGCACTGAAGTACCCGGCGCAGCTCTCCGGCGGTCAGCAGCAACGCGTGGCGCTCGCGCGTGCGCTTGCGAACGAGCCCGGCCTGCTGCTGCTCGATGAACCGCTCTCGGCGCTGGATGCGATCGTGCGCGCGCATTTGCGCCAGGAAATCCGTTCGCTGCAGCAGCGCCTGGGCGTCACCACAGTGATGGTCACGCATGACCAGGAGGAGGCGATGTCGGTCTCCGACCGCATCGTGGTTATGAGCCGCGGCAGGATCGAGCAGATCGGCACGCCGGCGGAGATCTACGACCGTCCGGCAAGCCCGTTCGTCGCAGGCTTCGTCGGGCACTCCACGCATTTCGACGCGGTGGTGGATTCGCCTGCAGGTATGCTCGTTGCGGGCGGCATCCGCATCGCGGCGGACGCCGCGCGGGCGCTGCTCTATGGCACCCGCGTCACATGCTTCATCCGGCCCGAGCATGTGCAGTTGTATCCGGCAGCCGAGGCACCACCAAGCGCCGTGCCGTGCCTTGTCACCGGTATCGAGTTTCTTGGGCCGGTGTGCAGGCTTACCCTGGAGGCGAAGGCGTTGCGCCTGCTTGCCTCGGCTACGCCGGGGGACGTCGCGGCGCTCGGGGCCGTGCCTGGTGCCGGCGTCGCGGCTGTTCTGCTCGCCGACCGGTTGATGGTGTTCGTCGACGATGTCTAA
- a CDS encoding putative 2-aminoethylphosphonate ABC transporter permease subunit, which yields MSNAALAGVPTQRGVSADQRVMSLALWGALVFLACFLVLPLGTLLLRAFETPEGGFAATANFRTYATTPALLAAAWNSVWTATLTAVIVVPVAFAYAYALTRACIPAKPMFRAVMMLPLLAPSLLPALALIYLFGNQGMLRGLLMGGSIYGPVGIVAAQVFYCFPSAALILCVALSTADARLYEAASTLKASRARIFWSVTLPGARYGLVSAFVVVFTLVVTDFGIPKVIGGQFPVLATDVYKQVVGLQNFNMGAVVGIVLLVPAVLGFALERWASRQRSATMSGRAVLLRPAPRASRDWPLVVLCGIVASLLVGIVSVAAWGSLVRFWPYNLSLTLDNYDFSRFDAAGWQAVWLSVRMAAMAAVAGTAIVFLVAYVLERGPQHGAIGAIGRFAVTVPLAVPGLVLGLAYVLFFNHPANPLGFLYGTLAILVMNSIVHFYTVGHLTAVTALRQLDPEFESVGASLRVPVWITFGRVTVPMCLPAILEIAVFMFVNAMTTVSAVIFLYGPDTKPASVAMVHMDEAGQASAAAAMGVVILAVTSGAKLAQLVLGAGLGRLTQAWRC from the coding sequence ATGTCTAACGCCGCGCTGGCTGGCGTTCCGACCCAGCGTGGCGTTTCGGCCGACCAGCGCGTGATGAGTTTGGCGCTGTGGGGAGCCTTGGTTTTCCTGGCGTGTTTCCTCGTGCTGCCGCTCGGCACGCTGCTGCTGCGCGCATTCGAGACGCCGGAGGGCGGCTTTGCCGCTACCGCGAATTTCCGAACCTACGCGACCACGCCGGCGCTGCTGGCGGCGGCTTGGAACAGCGTCTGGACGGCGACGTTGACGGCGGTGATCGTGGTTCCCGTCGCCTTCGCCTACGCCTACGCGCTGACGCGGGCGTGCATTCCGGCCAAGCCGATGTTCCGCGCGGTGATGATGCTGCCGTTGCTGGCGCCCTCGTTATTGCCGGCGCTCGCACTGATCTACCTGTTCGGAAACCAGGGCATGCTGCGCGGGCTGTTGATGGGCGGCAGCATTTATGGCCCCGTCGGCATCGTAGCAGCGCAGGTCTTCTACTGCTTCCCGTCGGCCGCTTTGATCCTGTGCGTCGCGCTGTCCACCGCCGATGCGCGGCTTTATGAGGCGGCATCGACGCTGAAGGCCTCGCGCGCGCGGATCTTCTGGTCCGTCACCTTACCGGGGGCACGCTATGGCCTGGTTTCGGCTTTCGTCGTGGTCTTCACGCTGGTGGTGACGGATTTCGGCATTCCGAAGGTGATCGGGGGGCAGTTCCCGGTACTCGCGACCGACGTCTACAAGCAGGTGGTCGGCCTGCAGAACTTCAACATGGGCGCGGTGGTGGGGATCGTGCTGCTGGTGCCCGCTGTGCTGGGCTTCGCGTTGGAACGCTGGGCCAGCCGCCAGCGGTCTGCCACCATGAGCGGGCGCGCGGTGCTGCTGCGGCCCGCCCCACGAGCTTCGCGTGACTGGCCTCTGGTCGTGCTGTGCGGCATCGTTGCGAGCCTACTGGTCGGCATCGTCAGCGTCGCGGCCTGGGGGTCGCTCGTTCGCTTCTGGCCCTACAATCTTTCGCTGACCCTCGACAATTACGACTTCTCGCGGTTCGACGCGGCGGGGTGGCAGGCCGTGTGGCTATCGGTGCGGATGGCGGCGATGGCAGCCGTCGCGGGAACAGCCATCGTCTTTCTGGTCGCCTATGTGCTCGAGCGCGGTCCGCAGCACGGAGCGATTGGAGCGATAGGACGATTCGCCGTGACGGTACCTCTGGCGGTACCGGGGCTCGTGCTTGGTCTGGCCTATGTGTTGTTCTTCAACCATCCGGCCAATCCGCTGGGGTTCCTGTACGGGACGCTGGCGATTCTGGTGATGAACTCGATCGTGCATTTCTACACGGTCGGGCACCTGACGGCGGTGACCGCACTCCGGCAACTCGACCCTGAATTCGAATCGGTCGGGGCTTCGCTGCGCGTTCCGGTTTGGATCACCTTCGGACGCGTGACGGTGCCGATGTGCCTGCCGGCGATCCTGGAGATTGCCGTCTTCATGTTCGTGAACGCCATGACGACAGTCAGCGCGGTGATCTTCCTCTATGGCCCTGACACGAAGCCGGCCTCGGTTGCCATGGTCCATATGGACGAAGCTGGCCAAGCGAGTGCGGCCGCGGCGATGGGTGTGGTCATTCTGGCGGTTACGAGCGGGGCCAAGCTTGCGCAGCTTGTCTTGGGTGCCGGTCTCGGACGGCTGACGCAGGCGTGGCGTTGTTGA
- a CDS encoding D-sedoheptulose-7-phosphate isomerase has product MTEAARFAAMMEEGAVLRRRLATEAAAALLGVVDACEAAIRGGGRLFFCGNGGSAADAQHLATELLVRLRSSVERPSWPAIALTLDPTALTAGGNDYGFEEVFARPLSGLGRAGDVLFGITTSGKSPNVLRALETARGMGIVTVGMLGGEGGPARALCDHVLVVPSPVTARIQEAHIALGHAVMELLEDRLVRA; this is encoded by the coding sequence GTGACCGAGGCCGCGCGCTTCGCGGCGATGATGGAGGAGGGCGCCGTGCTGCGGCGTCGCCTCGCAACCGAGGCCGCGGCCGCGCTGTTGGGCGTGGTCGACGCCTGCGAGGCGGCGATCCGCGGCGGCGGGCGGCTGTTCTTCTGCGGCAATGGCGGCAGTGCCGCGGATGCGCAGCATCTCGCGACGGAACTCCTGGTGCGGTTGCGATCGAGCGTCGAGCGACCCTCCTGGCCAGCCATCGCGCTGACTCTCGACCCCACGGCGCTGACCGCCGGCGGCAACGACTACGGTTTCGAGGAAGTGTTCGCGCGACCGCTGTCGGGGCTCGGGCGCGCGGGTGACGTGCTGTTCGGCATCACGACCAGCGGGAAGTCGCCCAATGTGCTGCGGGCGCTGGAGACGGCGCGCGGCATGGGCATCGTGACGGTCGGGATGCTCGGCGGGGAGGGTGGGCCCGCGCGTGCGCTGTGCGACCATGTACTGGTGGTTCCGAGCCCGGTGACGGCGCGCATCCAGGAGGCGCACATCGCCCTGGGCCACGCCGTGATGGAACTGCTCGAGGATCGGCTGGTGCGCGCATGA
- a CDS encoding acetamidase/formamidase family protein, which yields MATHRFHPTRYFNVIGTAEPVLRIADGDTVVTDTLDASGLDAREVAVGSRPNPMTGPFFIEGAEPGDTLAVRIDRLTPSRATGWTYSPLALTVLDPAAIIDRPPQQRAVWDIDREAGIVRLQDKTKGLEGFAPPIQPMIGCFGVAPAGGQALSTATSAQNGGNMDYRLFAPGTTAWFPVSVPGGLFYLGDGHACQGDGEITGTGIETSFEMEVTFRVLKRRITWPRGETADDIFTVGNARPLDQALQHATTEMSRWLGEDFGLDARAASHLMGQVVRYDIGNVFNPAFTVACRIARRWLS from the coding sequence ATGGCCACGCATCGCTTCCATCCGACACGGTACTTCAACGTGATCGGCACCGCCGAACCCGTCCTGCGCATCGCGGATGGCGACACGGTGGTGACCGACACGCTCGACGCCTCCGGCCTCGATGCACGGGAGGTCGCGGTCGGCAGCCGGCCGAATCCGATGACCGGCCCATTCTTCATCGAAGGCGCCGAACCGGGGGACACGCTTGCGGTGCGGATCGACCGGCTGACGCCAAGCCGGGCGACGGGCTGGACCTACTCGCCCCTTGCACTGACCGTGCTCGACCCCGCGGCGATCATCGACCGGCCGCCGCAGCAGCGCGCCGTCTGGGATATCGACCGCGAGGCCGGGATCGTGCGGCTGCAGGACAAGACGAAGGGGCTGGAGGGTTTCGCACCGCCAATCCAGCCCATGATCGGCTGCTTCGGCGTCGCGCCGGCAGGCGGCCAGGCGCTGTCGACCGCGACCAGTGCGCAGAACGGCGGCAACATGGATTACCGCCTGTTCGCACCGGGCACGACGGCCTGGTTCCCGGTGTCGGTGCCGGGTGGGCTGTTCTATCTCGGCGACGGGCATGCCTGCCAAGGCGACGGCGAAATCACCGGCACCGGCATCGAGACATCCTTCGAGATGGAGGTGACCTTCCGCGTGCTGAAGCGCAGAATCACCTGGCCGCGAGGCGAGACGGCCGACGATATCTTCACCGTCGGCAATGCACGGCCGCTCGACCAGGCGCTGCAGCACGCCACCACCGAGATGTCGCGGTGGCTCGGCGAGGATTTCGGCCTGGATGCGCGCGCGGCAAGCCACCTCATGGGCCAGGTCGTTCGCTACGATATCGGCAACGTCTTCAACCCTGCCTTCACGGTCGCGTGCCGCATCGCCCGGCGCTGGCTATCGTAG
- the phnX gene encoding phosphonoacetaldehyde hydrolase, whose product MSTQVKAVILDWAGTVLDHGSRAPMGAFVEAFARLGIVISVADARGPMGMAKRDHIRLVGTSPTVAAAWRARHGREFDEAAIDAIFEIFEPLNVAAVEAHSALIPGALDAFDWCAARGIRLGSTTGYTRPIMERLAPLAAAQGFMPEVMVCAGDLAAGRPAPLQMWSAMAAMGVWPASHVVKLDDTPPGIGEARAAGCWAVGVALTGNIAGLSAAELAALDAAARDAIRRDASATLMRAGAHIVVDSVADLPAVIDLIEARLARGDRPGIVDGP is encoded by the coding sequence ATGAGCACGCAGGTGAAGGCCGTGATCCTCGACTGGGCGGGGACGGTGCTGGACCACGGATCGCGGGCGCCGATGGGCGCCTTCGTGGAAGCCTTCGCGCGGCTGGGCATCGTGATCTCGGTCGCCGATGCGCGCGGCCCCATGGGGATGGCAAAGCGCGACCATATCCGGCTGGTCGGCACCTCGCCCACCGTGGCCGCCGCCTGGCGCGCGCGGCACGGGCGCGAATTCGACGAGGCCGCGATCGATGCGATCTTCGAGATCTTCGAACCGCTGAACGTCGCCGCCGTCGAGGCGCACAGCGCGTTGATCCCCGGTGCGCTGGACGCCTTCGACTGGTGCGCGGCACGCGGTATCCGGCTGGGCTCCACGACGGGCTACACGCGCCCGATCATGGAACGGCTCGCGCCGCTCGCGGCCGCGCAGGGCTTCATGCCGGAGGTGATGGTCTGCGCCGGTGACCTGGCGGCAGGCAGGCCCGCGCCGCTGCAGATGTGGTCTGCCATGGCGGCGATGGGCGTCTGGCCCGCGAGCCACGTCGTCAAGCTGGACGACACGCCACCCGGGATCGGCGAGGCTCGCGCCGCCGGATGCTGGGCAGTCGGCGTCGCGCTCACCGGCAATATCGCCGGGCTTTCCGCGGCCGAACTCGCAGCTCTGGACGCCGCGGCACGCGATGCGATCCGACGGGACGCGAGTGCAACGCTGATGCGTGCCGGCGCGCATATCGTTGTTGATTCCGTCGCCGATCTTCCCGCGGTGATCGACCTGATCGAGGCACGGCTGGCACGCGGCGATCGGCCCGGCATCGTCGACGGCCCGTGA